One part of the Olleya sp. YS genome encodes these proteins:
- a CDS encoding polyprenol monophosphomannose synthase, which produces MQDAVVIIPTYNEIENIEAILRAVFSLPKAFDVLVVDDNSPDLTANKVKGLQEEFSNRLFLEVRQQKSGLGTAYIHGFKWCLNKDYQYIFEMDADFSHNPNDLERLYNACKIEGADVAIGSRYVKGVNVVNWPLGRVILSYGASIYVRLITGMKIKDATAGFVCYKRHVLEQLNLDQIKFVGYAFQIEMKFKAYLKKFKIVEVPVIFTDRTKGESKLSSSIISEAIFGVITMKFKSLLKK; this is translated from the coding sequence ATGCAGGACGCTGTTGTTATTATACCAACATACAACGAAATTGAAAATATAGAAGCTATTTTAAGAGCGGTTTTCTCACTTCCTAAAGCGTTTGATGTCTTAGTGGTAGATGATAACTCTCCAGATTTAACAGCAAACAAAGTTAAAGGCTTACAAGAAGAGTTTTCTAACCGATTGTTTTTAGAAGTTAGACAACAAAAATCTGGACTTGGTACCGCTTATATTCATGGGTTTAAATGGTGCCTTAACAAAGATTATCAGTATATTTTTGAGATGGATGCCGATTTTTCTCATAACCCAAATGACTTAGAACGTCTTTACAATGCATGTAAAATTGAAGGTGCAGATGTAGCAATTGGATCACGTTACGTAAAAGGTGTAAATGTTGTAAATTGGCCACTTGGAAGAGTTATTTTATCTTACGGAGCATCTATTTATGTCAGATTAATCACAGGTATGAAAATTAAAGATGCAACTGCTGGATTTGTCTGTTACAAAAGACATGTGCTAGAGCAATTAAATTTAGATCAAATAAAGTTTGTAGGATATGCGTTTCAAATAGAAATGAAATTTAAAGCGTATCTTAAAAAGTTTAAAATAGTAGAAGTGCCTGTTATTTTTACAGATAGAACTAAAGGAGAATCCAAACTGAGTTCTAGTATTATTTCTGAAGCTATTTTTGGTGTAATAACTATGAAATTTAAAAGTTTATTAAAAAAATAA
- a CDS encoding NAD-dependent epimerase/dehydratase family protein, whose translation MILVTGGTGLVGAHLILHLLNENQPIRAIYRNEKKFDTVKRIFGYYTDSAEDLFSKIEWVKADLNDIPLLIEAFKGITKVYHCAAFVSFEPDKFELLRKTNIEGTANIVNLCLSERVKKLCYVSSIAAIGTPTIETDIITEDNDWNPEFDNSVYAITKYGAELEVWRGTQEGLDAIIVNPGIIIGPGIWNYGSGSLITMVDKGMRYYTTGSTGYVDVLDVVSIMTQLMESDIKNERFILVAENLSFKDFIYKTALHLDVHPPNKEAGPFLLSIAWRLDWLKHILTGKRRVMSKQNAKSAISKTIYSNQKIQSALGYQFKDVDSSILHTTTYFKSDFN comes from the coding sequence ATGATTTTAGTTACAGGAGGTACAGGTTTGGTCGGTGCACATTTAATATTACATCTATTAAATGAAAATCAGCCGATTCGTGCCATTTATAGAAACGAAAAAAAGTTTGATACTGTCAAACGTATTTTTGGCTACTATACTGATTCTGCTGAAGATTTATTTAGTAAAATTGAATGGGTTAAAGCCGATTTAAATGATATTCCTTTATTAATTGAAGCTTTTAAAGGCATCACTAAAGTGTACCATTGTGCTGCATTTGTGTCTTTTGAGCCTGATAAGTTTGAATTACTCAGAAAAACAAATATAGAAGGTACTGCAAACATTGTTAATTTATGTTTATCTGAACGTGTAAAAAAATTGTGCTATGTTAGTTCAATTGCTGCAATTGGCACACCAACCATTGAAACAGATATAATTACTGAAGATAACGATTGGAATCCAGAATTTGACAATAGTGTGTATGCTATTACAAAGTATGGCGCAGAATTGGAAGTTTGGCGTGGTACACAAGAAGGGCTGGATGCTATTATTGTTAATCCAGGTATTATTATTGGTCCAGGTATATGGAATTATGGGAGTGGATCTTTAATTACAATGGTAGATAAAGGGATGCGTTATTATACAACAGGAAGTACAGGTTATGTTGATGTATTGGATGTTGTGAGTATCATGACACAACTAATGGAAAGTGATATTAAAAACGAACGGTTTATACTTGTTGCTGAAAACTTAAGTTTTAAAGATTTTATTTATAAAACTGCTTTGCATTTAGATGTGCATCCACCAAACAAAGAGGCTGGTCCATTTTTATTATCTATAGCTTGGCGTTTAGATTGGTTAAAGCACATATTAACTGGAAAACGACGAGTAATGTCTAAGCAAAATGCTAAATCTGCTATTTCAAAAACTATATATAGCAACCAAAAAATTCAGTCTGCTTTAGGTTATCAATTTAAGGATGTAGATTCTAGTATACTACACACCACGACTTATTTTAAATCGGATTTTAATTAA
- the pckA gene encoding phosphoenolpyruvate carboxykinase (ATP), with product MVDHTQFTKTIALEQYGIKNAQVKYQLSPDELHELTIQKGLGKEASSGALAVNTGEFTGRSPMDRFIVKDDITKDKIWWGNINIPFEADKFQKLYDKVTSYLSNKEVFVRDCFACADDNYKLNIRVINEYPWSNMFAYNMFLRPTDEELNGFSPEWTVVNAPEFMADPKVDGTRQHNFAILDFTRKIALIGGTGYTGEIKKGIFSALNFILPVFKNTLPMHCSANVGKNEDTAIFFGLSGTGKTTLSTDPDRSLIGDDEHGWTAENTVFNFEGGCYAKVINLSQEQEPEIYGAIKKGAILENVIMNDAGEVDFEDISITQNTRVSYPIHHIDNIQVPSIGKNPKNIFFLTADAFGVLPPISKLTPAQAAYHFISGYTAKVAGTEAGITEPVPSFSACFGAPFMPLHPTKYAEMLSKKMKEANVNVWLINTGWTGGSYGVGSRIKLKYTRAMISAVLNGDLGLYNYNDYHIHSVFGVAQPRSCPGVPTQVLSPRATWNNDEAYYKTAFKLANAFRENFEKFESYASEEIRRGGPQRYAE from the coding sequence ATGGTAGACCATACCCAATTTACGAAAACGATTGCGTTAGAGCAATACGGAATCAAAAATGCCCAAGTTAAATACCAATTATCTCCAGACGAATTGCACGAATTAACCATCCAAAAGGGATTAGGTAAAGAAGCTTCATCAGGTGCTTTAGCTGTTAATACAGGTGAGTTTACAGGACGTTCTCCAATGGATCGTTTTATTGTCAAAGACGATATTACTAAAGATAAAATATGGTGGGGAAATATTAATATACCTTTTGAAGCAGATAAGTTTCAAAAACTATATGATAAAGTTACAAGTTATCTATCTAATAAAGAAGTATTTGTTAGGGACTGTTTTGCTTGTGCAGACGACAATTATAAATTAAATATACGTGTTATTAATGAATATCCATGGAGTAACATGTTTGCTTACAACATGTTTTTACGTCCAACAGATGAAGAATTAAATGGTTTTTCTCCAGAATGGACAGTTGTGAATGCTCCAGAGTTCATGGCAGACCCTAAAGTAGATGGTACACGACAACATAATTTTGCTATTTTAGATTTTACCAGAAAAATTGCATTAATAGGAGGAACAGGTTATACAGGCGAAATTAAAAAAGGGATTTTTTCAGCTCTTAATTTTATCCTACCAGTATTTAAAAATACGTTGCCAATGCACTGTAGTGCAAATGTTGGTAAAAATGAAGATACAGCTATTTTCTTTGGATTATCAGGAACCGGAAAAACAACGTTATCTACAGATCCAGATAGAAGTTTAATTGGAGATGATGAGCATGGTTGGACTGCAGAAAATACAGTATTTAACTTTGAAGGTGGTTGTTATGCAAAAGTCATCAACTTGTCACAAGAACAAGAACCAGAGATTTATGGTGCCATTAAAAAAGGAGCTATTCTTGAGAATGTTATTATGAATGATGCTGGTGAAGTTGATTTTGAAGATATCTCGATAACACAAAATACACGTGTTAGCTATCCAATACATCATATAGACAACATACAAGTGCCATCTATTGGTAAAAATCCAAAAAACATATTTTTCTTAACTGCAGATGCATTTGGAGTCCTACCTCCAATTTCTAAGTTAACGCCAGCGCAAGCTGCTTACCATTTTATTTCTGGTTATACTGCTAAAGTTGCAGGTACAGAAGCTGGTATTACAGAACCAGTACCAAGTTTTTCAGCATGTTTTGGCGCGCCTTTTATGCCTTTACATCCAACTAAATATGCAGAGATGCTAAGTAAAAAAATGAAAGAAGCTAATGTTAATGTATGGCTAATTAATACAGGATGGACAGGAGGATCTTATGGTGTTGGAAGCAGAATAAAACTTAAGTACACTAGAGCTATGATTAGTGCTGTACTAAATGGTGATTTAGGACTGTATAATTATAATGATTATCACATACACTCTGTATTTGGAGTAGCACAACCTAGATCCTGTCCAGGAGTACCAACACAAGTATTAAGTCCTAGAGCAACTTGGAATAATGATGAAGCATACTATAAAACAGCATTTAAATTAGCAAATGCTTTCAGGGAAAACTTTGAAAAGTTTGAGTCTTATGCAAGCGAAGAAATTAGACGTGGTGGTCCACAACGCTACGCAGAATAA
- a CDS encoding acyl transferase — protein sequence MIKTDDIFSISSEAEFLDLALKVFRFQFENNNVYRSYCDLLYVNPSDVKHLHEIPFLPIQFFKSHTVLSSQNDIETTFTSSGTTGQITSKHHVTDLKIYESSFKNGFQHFYGNIEDYTLIALLPNYLEREGSSLVYMVNQLINDSNKPESGFYLNNLDELKDTLVQLDKNNKKVLLIGVSFALLDLIESYTFNLNNTIVMETGGMKGRRKELIREELHKLLKQGFGVDTIHSEYGMTELLSQAYSKGHGVFNCPPWMNILTRDTEDALTVFNTPKTGGINIIDLANINSCSFIATQDLGRLLPNNQFEIIGRFDNSDIRGCNLMVL from the coding sequence ATGATAAAAACAGACGATATATTCTCCATTTCTTCTGAAGCCGAATTTTTAGATTTGGCTTTAAAAGTATTTCGCTTTCAGTTTGAAAATAATAATGTTTATCGTTCGTATTGTGATTTGCTTTATGTTAATCCAAGTGATGTTAAACATTTACATGAAATTCCCTTTTTACCCATTCAGTTTTTTAAATCTCATACCGTTTTAAGTTCTCAAAACGATATTGAAACTACATTTACTAGTAGCGGAACAACTGGTCAAATAACAAGTAAACATCACGTTACTGATTTAAAAATTTACGAATCTAGTTTTAAAAATGGGTTTCAACATTTTTATGGCAATATTGAAGATTATACGCTTATAGCATTGTTGCCAAATTATTTAGAGCGTGAAGGATCATCTTTGGTTTATATGGTTAATCAATTAATAAATGACTCAAACAAACCAGAAAGTGGTTTCTATTTAAATAATTTAGATGAATTAAAAGACACATTAGTTCAACTAGATAAAAACAATAAAAAAGTTTTGCTAATTGGAGTCTCTTTTGCACTTTTAGATTTAATCGAATCTTATACTTTCAACCTCAATAACACTATAGTTATGGAAACTGGTGGAATGAAAGGACGACGTAAAGAATTAATTAGAGAAGAGTTACACAAACTACTAAAACAAGGGTTTGGTGTTGACACTATACATAGTGAATATGGCATGACGGAATTATTAAGTCAAGCCTACTCTAAAGGGCATGGTGTATTTAACTGTCCACCATGGATGAACATTCTAACAAGAGATACCGAAGATGCTCTTACAGTTTTTAATACGCCAAAAACAGGAGGTATTAATATTATTGACTTAGCCAATATAAACTCATGCTCGTTTATTGCAACACAAGACTTAGGGCGTCTATTACCAAATAATCAATTTGAAATCATTGGACGCTTTGATAATAGTGATATTAGAGGTTGCAATCTAATGGTACTGTAA
- a CDS encoding uroporphyrinogen-III synthase: MKVKTILVSQPEPKIENSPYFDLSEKQKVKIDFRPFIHVEGVASKEIRQQKVDLNNYTAIILTSRNAVDHFFRVAEEMRFKVPDSMKYFCQSEAVAFYLQKYVVYRKRKIYVGKRNFTDLSPLIKKYKDEKFLLPTTDKLKPEVPETLNGLNINWKEAIFYRTVISDLSDLENVTYDILVFFSPSGIESLFHNFPEFKQNDTRIAVFGNTTIKAVEEKGLRVDIAAPTPETPSMTMALQKYIDKVNKGK; the protein is encoded by the coding sequence ATGAAAGTGAAAACCATTTTAGTCTCGCAACCAGAACCTAAAATAGAAAATTCGCCTTATTTTGATCTTTCAGAAAAGCAGAAGGTAAAAATTGATTTTAGACCTTTTATTCATGTAGAAGGTGTGGCTTCTAAAGAAATTAGACAACAAAAAGTTGATTTAAACAATTACACTGCTATTATCTTAACTAGTAGAAATGCTGTCGACCATTTTTTTAGAGTAGCAGAAGAGATGCGTTTTAAAGTACCAGATTCTATGAAGTATTTTTGTCAGTCTGAAGCTGTTGCTTTTTACTTACAAAAATATGTCGTGTACAGAAAGCGTAAAATTTATGTTGGTAAACGTAATTTTACAGATTTGTCGCCTTTAATTAAAAAATATAAAGACGAAAAATTTTTACTACCTACTACAGATAAATTAAAACCAGAAGTTCCGGAAACATTAAACGGATTAAACATTAACTGGAAAGAAGCTATATTTTACAGAACAGTAATTAGCGATTTATCAGATTTAGAAAACGTTACTTATGACATCTTAGTGTTTTTTAGTCCAAGTGGTATAGAGTCTTTATTTCATAATTTTCCAGAATTTAAGCAAAACGATACAAGAATTGCGGTATTTGGAAATACAACTATTAAAGCTGTAGAAGAAAAAGGATTACGTGTAGATATCGCTGCACCAACACCAGAAACTCCATCCATGACTATGGCACTTCAAAAATATATAGATAAAGTAAACAAAGGAAAATAA
- a CDS encoding dihydroorotase: MQSKITLIKNAKIVNEGTIFNGDILIEGEFITKIAESISPKSADVNVFDAEGKYVIPGAIDDQVHFRQPGLTHKANIETESRAAIAGGITSFIEMPNTNPQTTTIEKLNEKFEIASKTSWANYSFMFGGTNDNLEEILKVNKKEVAGLKLFLGSSTGNMLVDNPEVLEKIFKSTDLLISVHCEDEATIKANLDIYKERYGDDIPVHFHPVIRSEDACYISSSKAIELAKKTGARLHVFHLSTGKETALFDNSIPLKDKKITAEVCIHHLWFCDKDYEEKGTLIKWNPAVKTENDRTQLLKALLDDKIDVIATDHAPHTIEEKSNNYVNAPSGGPLVQHALPALLEMYHEGDISIEKIVEKFCHNPAILFEVENRGYIKEGYYADLVFIDLNNPWTVNKDNILYKCGWSPFEGTTFKSRITHTFVNGGLAYKNFKFYETNYAKRLTFNR; encoded by the coding sequence ATGCAATCAAAAATCACACTTATTAAAAATGCTAAAATTGTTAATGAAGGAACTATATTTAATGGTGATATATTAATTGAAGGTGAGTTTATAACAAAAATTGCTGAGTCCATTAGCCCAAAATCTGCAGATGTTAATGTTTTTGATGCTGAAGGTAAGTATGTCATTCCTGGTGCAATTGATGATCAAGTCCACTTTAGACAACCAGGATTAACACACAAAGCTAATATAGAGACAGAGTCTAGAGCAGCTATAGCAGGTGGTATTACGTCTTTTATTGAAATGCCTAACACTAATCCGCAAACCACGACTATTGAAAAATTAAACGAAAAATTTGAAATTGCTTCAAAAACATCTTGGGCTAACTATTCGTTTATGTTTGGTGGTACAAACGATAACTTAGAAGAAATTTTAAAGGTTAATAAAAAAGAAGTTGCTGGATTAAAACTATTTCTAGGCTCATCTACTGGAAACATGTTAGTAGATAACCCAGAAGTTTTAGAAAAAATTTTTAAGAGTACAGACTTATTAATTTCTGTACATTGTGAAGATGAAGCCACGATAAAAGCAAATCTTGATATCTATAAGGAGCGTTATGGAGATGATATACCAGTACATTTTCATCCTGTAATTAGAAGTGAAGACGCCTGCTATATTTCATCTTCAAAAGCAATTGAATTAGCTAAAAAAACTGGAGCGCGTCTGCACGTATTTCACTTGTCAACAGGAAAAGAAACAGCCTTATTTGATAATAGCATTCCTTTAAAAGATAAAAAAATAACTGCTGAGGTATGTATACATCACCTGTGGTTTTGTGATAAAGATTATGAAGAAAAAGGAACACTAATCAAATGGAATCCTGCAGTTAAAACCGAAAACGACAGAACACAACTTTTAAAGGCGTTACTAGACGACAAAATAGATGTAATTGCTACAGATCATGCACCTCATACTATCGAAGAAAAATCAAATAATTACGTTAATGCACCTTCTGGTGGACCATTAGTGCAGCATGCTTTACCAGCTTTATTAGAAATGTATCATGAAGGTGATATTTCTATTGAAAAAATAGTAGAAAAATTTTGTCATAATCCTGCTATCTTATTTGAAGTAGAAAATCGTGGATATATTAAAGAAGGTTACTATGCGGACTTAGTATTTATTGATTTAAACAATCCTTGGACTGTTAATAAGGACAATATCTTATACAAATGTGGATGGTCGCCATTTGAAGGGACAACTTTTAAATCCAGAATTACTCATACTTTTGTCAATGGTGGTTTAGCCTATAAAAATTTTAAGTTTTATGAGACTAATTATGCCAAACGCTTAACATTTAATAGATAA
- a CDS encoding DUF4271 domain-containing protein gives MLRDMYNVDILTLIILGCLLLIAVSKTLFPKRFDQFTLLLFNSRYSNLYIKDQRFFDIFEGLLFFNLLLNIGLLVYSYLNFYNLTSLSQLDIFKYAILIGLFIVLKVLFERLLSSVLDIEHIIDKYLFQKISFRNFIGLLLLPINAFLIYTFKPDQTVYYIVFSVILLILFFGLFLFVKNNLNTFKKSLFYFILYLCALEIAPYVVLYKIIVTQ, from the coding sequence ATGCTTAGAGATATGTATAATGTAGATATTTTAACCCTAATTATTTTAGGATGTTTATTGTTAATTGCAGTTTCTAAAACATTATTTCCAAAACGATTTGACCAATTTACTTTGTTACTATTCAATTCTAGGTACTCGAATTTGTATATCAAAGATCAACGCTTTTTTGATATTTTTGAAGGCTTACTTTTTTTCAACTTACTTTTAAATATAGGACTATTAGTATATTCATATTTAAATTTTTATAATCTAACCTCCTTATCTCAACTAGACATTTTTAAGTACGCTATTTTAATAGGGTTATTTATTGTTTTAAAAGTACTATTTGAAAGACTACTATCAAGTGTATTGGACATTGAACACATAATAGACAAATATCTATTTCAAAAAATAAGTTTTAGAAATTTTATTGGATTGCTCTTATTACCTATAAATGCTTTTTTAATTTACACGTTCAAACCAGATCAAACAGTCTATTATATTGTGTTTAGTGTAATACTTTTAATACTATTTTTTGGATTGTTTTTATTTGTAAAAAACAATCTTAATACCTTTAAAAAGAGCTTGTTTTATTTTATTTTGTATCTTTGCGCACTTGAAATTGCACCTTACGTTGTTTTATATAAAATTATAGTAACACAATAG
- a CDS encoding DUF4296 domain-containing protein yields the protein MFKSFSLVYLLLALLIVSCYGIERPSKPDNLLSEDKMVDVLVEFTLMSSAKGINKRELENRGIVPDSFVYKKHNIDSLQFANSNNYYAYDVEKYTDIYTKVKDSLEKLRTFYKAEEKKISEKKQNQLKKQRKPLKLDNQTSLDSTKVN from the coding sequence ATGTTCAAATCATTCTCACTAGTTTATTTGTTATTAGCATTATTGATTGTCTCATGCTATGGAATTGAAAGACCTAGCAAACCTGATAATTTATTAAGCGAAGATAAAATGGTGGATGTATTAGTAGAGTTTACATTAATGTCTTCAGCAAAAGGAATAAATAAACGCGAGTTAGAAAACAGAGGTATTGTACCAGATAGTTTTGTATACAAAAAGCACAATATAGATAGTTTACAATTTGCCAATAGTAATAATTATTACGCCTATGATGTCGAGAAATATACAGATATATATACTAAGGTGAAAGATAGCTTAGAAAAATTGAGAACATTTTATAAGGCTGAAGAAAAAAAGATATCTGAAAAAAAACAGAATCAACTTAAAAAACAACGTAAACCTCTAAAGTTAGATAACCAAACTTCGTTAGACTCTACAAAGGTTAATTAA
- a CDS encoding saccharopine dehydrogenase NADP-binding domain-containing protein, giving the protein MRKILVIGSGKSTSYLIKYLLDKSSSENLHVSVGDLNVENAKKLVGNHPNASAIALDVFDKISRENAVKNADIVVSMLPARFHIEVAKDCITYNKNMVTASYVSKEMQALNDQAISKGLVFMNEIGVDPGIDHMSAMQVIDRIRDKGGKIILFESFTGGLVAPESDTNLWNYKFTWNPRNVVTAGQGGAAKFLQENTYKYIPYNRLFRRTEFLEVDHFGRFEAYANRDSLKYQSVYGLENIKTLYRGTMRRVGFSRAWQVFVALGMTDDSYTIDDSENMSYRDFVNAFLPYSPTDSVELKFRHALKIDQDDIIWDKFVELDIFSKTKMVELKKATPAQILQKILMDSWTLDPEDKDMIVMYHKFGYVLHGKKHQIDATMVTLGEDQTYTAMAKTVGLPVAMATLAILNNQIRTPGVQIPITKEVYTPILKELEDYGIVFKEKEAPYLGYNPLNV; this is encoded by the coding sequence ATGCGAAAGATTTTAGTCATAGGTTCTGGAAAATCAACCTCTTATCTTATAAAATATTTATTAGATAAATCGTCTTCTGAAAACTTACATGTAAGTGTAGGAGATTTAAATGTTGAAAATGCAAAAAAATTGGTTGGCAACCATCCAAATGCTTCAGCAATCGCATTAGATGTGTTTGATAAGATCTCTAGAGAAAATGCAGTTAAAAATGCAGATATCGTTGTGTCTATGTTACCTGCTAGATTTCATATAGAAGTGGCTAAAGATTGTATTACTTATAATAAAAATATGGTTACTGCATCTTATGTTAGTAAAGAGATGCAAGCACTTAATGACCAAGCCATATCTAAAGGATTGGTTTTTATGAATGAGATAGGTGTAGATCCAGGAATTGACCATATGAGTGCAATGCAAGTCATAGACCGTATTAGAGATAAAGGTGGTAAAATAATACTGTTTGAATCTTTTACAGGAGGTTTGGTAGCTCCTGAAAGTGATACTAATTTGTGGAATTATAAATTTACGTGGAATCCTAGAAACGTGGTCACTGCAGGACAAGGTGGTGCAGCAAAATTCCTTCAGGAAAACACTTACAAATATATTCCATACAACCGTTTGTTTAGACGTACAGAATTTTTAGAGGTTGACCATTTTGGTCGTTTTGAAGCCTATGCTAATCGTGATTCTTTGAAATACCAAAGTGTTTACGGACTAGAAAACATCAAAACTTTATATAGAGGAACTATGCGTCGTGTAGGGTTTTCTCGTGCTTGGCAAGTTTTTGTTGCTTTAGGGATGACTGATGATAGTTACACCATCGATGATAGCGAAAACATGAGTTACCGCGATTTTGTAAACGCTTTTTTACCTTACAGTCCAACAGATTCTGTAGAGCTAAAATTTAGACACGCCTTGAAGATAGATCAAGACGACATTATTTGGGACAAATTTGTAGAGCTTGATATTTTTAGTAAAACTAAAATGGTCGAGCTAAAAAAAGCAACTCCAGCACAAATACTTCAAAAAATACTTATGGACAGTTGGACCTTGGATCCAGAGGATAAAGATATGATTGTTATGTATCATAAATTTGGTTATGTGTTACATGGAAAAAAACATCAAATAGATGCTACAATGGTCACACTAGGAGAAGATCAAACCTATACAGCTATGGCTAAAACCGTAGGTTTACCAGTAGCTATGGCTACACTAGCTATTCTAAATAATCAAATAAGAACGCCTGGTGTACAGATACCTATAACTAAAGAAGTCTACACCCCAATTTTAAAAGAATTGGAAGATTATGGAATTGTTTTCAAAGAGAAAGAAGCACCCTATTTAGGCTACAATCCCTTAAATGTTTGA
- the tyrS gene encoding tyrosine--tRNA ligase, with translation MANNFVEELRWRGMLHTEMPGTEEHLLEQMRSAYVGFDPTADSLHIGNLVPIMLLAHYQRCGHKPVALVGGATGMIGDPSGKSSERNLLNEDTLRHNQEAIKKQLSHFLDFTSDAKNAAVLVNNYDWMKEFSFLEFIRDVGKHITVNYMMAKDSVKNRISSDSSDGMSFTEFTYQLVQGYDFLHLYKNIGCTLQMGGSDQWGNITTGTELIRRIDQGKGYAITCPLITKSDGSKFGKSEGGNVWLDANRTSPYKFYQYWLNSSDEDAEKYIKIFTFLDHNTINEIIEEHKTQPHIRGLQKRLAEEITAMVHSKEELENAEKASGILFSKDFKNDIKQLNENLFLDVFEGVPQAEISKDKIESGLDMIAALSAETNFLASNGEARRALKENSVSVNKDKVKEDYSITADDLINNKYIVINRGKKNTYIIKVV, from the coding sequence ATGGCAAATAATTTTGTTGAAGAATTGCGTTGGAGAGGTATGTTGCATACTGAAATGCCTGGAACCGAAGAACATCTTTTAGAACAAATGAGAAGTGCCTATGTTGGATTTGACCCAACAGCAGATTCTTTACATATTGGTAATTTAGTACCAATTATGTTATTAGCGCATTACCAACGTTGCGGACACAAACCGGTAGCTTTGGTGGGAGGAGCAACTGGTATGATTGGTGATCCATCTGGTAAATCTAGCGAGCGTAATTTGTTGAATGAAGACACGCTAAGACACAACCAAGAGGCTATAAAAAAACAATTATCACATTTTTTAGATTTTACTAGTGATGCAAAAAATGCAGCAGTCTTAGTCAATAATTATGACTGGATGAAAGAGTTTTCGTTCTTAGAATTTATTAGAGACGTAGGTAAACATATTACTGTAAACTACATGATGGCTAAGGACTCTGTTAAAAACAGAATTTCTTCAGACTCATCAGATGGTATGAGTTTTACCGAGTTTACCTACCAATTAGTTCAAGGCTATGATTTTTTACATTTGTATAAAAACATTGGTTGTACGCTTCAAATGGGAGGAAGCGACCAATGGGGAAATATCACCACAGGAACCGAGTTAATTAGACGTATAGACCAAGGAAAAGGTTACGCCATAACATGTCCATTAATAACTAAAAGTGATGGCTCTAAATTTGGTAAAAGCGAAGGTGGAAACGTGTGGTTAGATGCAAATAGAACATCGCCTTACAAATTCTATCAATATTGGTTAAATAGTAGTGATGAGGATGCAGAAAAATATATTAAAATATTTACATTTTTAGATCATAATACTATTAATGAAATTATTGAAGAGCATAAAACTCAACCACACATAAGAGGCTTACAAAAGCGTCTTGCTGAAGAGATTACAGCTATGGTACACTCTAAGGAAGAACTAGAAAATGCTGAAAAAGCATCTGGTATCTTGTTTAGTAAAGACTTTAAAAACGACATTAAACAACTAAATGAAAATCTGTTTTTAGATGTTTTTGAAGGTGTACCACAAGCAGAAATCTCTAAAGATAAAATTGAATCTGGCTTAGATATGATAGCAGCACTATCTGCCGAAACTAATTTTTTAGCAAGTAATGGTGAAGCGCGTCGCGCATTAAAAGAAAACTCGGTGTCTGTTAATAAAGACAAGGTTAAAGAAGATTATAGTATAACCGCAGACGATTTAATTAACAACAAATACATTGTTATTAATAGAGGTAAAAAAAACACTTACATTATAAAAGTGGTCTAA
- a CDS encoding DUF423 domain-containing protein: MNKKVLILGCVLGLLSVVLGAFGAHGLKKLISVEAIQTFETGVRYQMYHALLLLFVANHKYLEIKTKRIIYFLVLFGVLFFSGSIYLLATNTLTSFNFKIIGFITPIGGALLIASWVILLLNFINLKQNN; the protein is encoded by the coding sequence ATGAACAAAAAGGTATTGATTTTAGGATGTGTATTAGGTTTGTTAAGTGTTGTTTTAGGTGCATTTGGTGCACATGGATTAAAAAAATTAATATCAGTTGAAGCTATTCAAACTTTTGAAACAGGTGTTCGTTATCAAATGTATCATGCGTTATTACTTTTATTTGTTGCAAATCATAAATATCTTGAAATAAAAACTAAACGGATTATTTATTTTTTAGTTTTGTTTGGAGTCTTATTTTTTTCAGGATCTATTTATCTGTTAGCAACTAACACATTAACGTCTTTTAATTTTAAAATAATTGGATTTATAACTCCAATTGGAGGTGCATTATTAATAGCAAGTTGGGTAATATTATTGTTAAATTTTATAAATCTGAAACAGAATAATTAA